ACCAGCAACCAGCCGCCGATCAACACCACCACGACGACATCGGTCGGCCGCGAGATCGCGGCCAACCCCAGGAACAATCCGAGGGCGGCACCGTACTTCCACGACCGGTGCAACCGCTGGACGGCCAGCAGGGCGCAGACCAGGAACAGCATCGACGCGGTCTGCTGCCACAGCGCCCGGGACGCGATCGACCAGGCACTTGAGGCGAACGCGAACACCAGCGCGACGGTCAGCGCGACCTTCGGCGTAGCCCACGGACGGTCACTGCCCAGGACGACCTTGCGGAGCAGGACGGTCGTCACGGCCACGATCAGGCTCGCCGTCGGCACCTCGACCAGCCACACCTGGCTCGGATCGGAGATGGACAACGAGGCCGGGGACCGCCCGAACAGCGCCGACAGGAAGTCGGCCGGCGCCGCCAACAGCATGGTCGGCCACGGGTAGAAGGGCACCAGGTGCCCGCCCACGCTGACCAGGTCACGGCGATAGGTCAGCTCGGCCACCACGCGGTAGCCGTCGAGGTGCAGGTTGAAATGGTGGAAGAACTGCCAGGCGGTGATCGTCGACAGCCGCGAATCGGCGGACTGCGGCGTCGGGCTGAAGGTGTGGACGAGAAAGACGAAGGCCCCGAGCCCCCAGGTCCGCGCCCACGGCCGTCGATACCACGACGCGGCAGAGGCATCCGGCGTCACCCGGTCGGAGCCGGCCATCTCCGCAGCAGTCGGCACCGCCGCAGCATAGTGGCCGGGAGTGTGGGCCTGTGGCAGTGTGCTCGTATGAAAGAGCAGGGCAGCGAGGGACGCACGCGGTGCCAGGCCGACGGTGCGACGAGCCCGTCCGCGCACAGCCGCCCGTGAGGGACACCGAGGTTCTGGTCATCGGGGCCGGCCTGTCCGGTCTGGTCGCGGCGGCCGAGGCCGCTGACGCCGGGCGGCGGGTGTACCTGCTGGACCAGGAGCCGGCCGCGTCGATCGGCGGACAGGCGTGGTGGTCGTTCGGCGGACTGTTCCTGGTCGACAGCCCCGAGCAGCGCCGGCTCGGGATCAAGGATTCGGCCGACCTGGCCCTGGCCGACTGGATGGGGTCGGCCGGGTTCGACCGGGCGGAGGACCACTGGCCGCGTGAGTGGGCCAAGGCCTACGTGGACTTCGCCGCCGGGGAGAAGCGGTCGTGGCTCCGCCGGCAGGGCATCTCGTTGTTCCCGGTGGTCCAGTGGGCCGAGCGCGGCGGTTACCAGGCCGGTGGACACGGCAACTCGGTTCCGCGGTTCCACATCAGCTGGGGCACCGGGCCGGGCGTCCTGACCCCGTTCGTCCGCCGCGTCATGGACCACGTGCACGCCGGGAAGATCACCTTGCTGTTCCGCCATCGGGTCACCCGGCTGACGACCTTCGGCCGCCGCGTCACCGGGGTGGCGGGTGAGATCCTCGCCCCGTCCGACGTGGCCCGCGGCGAGAGGTCCTCCCGCCAGGTGGTCGGCGAGTTCGCCTTCTCGGCCGGGTCGGTGATCGTCACCTCCGGCGGCATCGGCGCCAACCACGATCTGGTCCGGCGGAACTGGCCCACTGGGTTCGGTGCGCCCCCGTCATCGATGATCTCCGGCGTCCCGGACTCCACCGACGGGCTCATGCTCGGGGTCGCCGCCGCAGCCGGCGGTCGCCTGATCAACGAGGACCGGATGTGGCACTACCCCGAGGGGATCGTCAACCACACCCCGGTGTGGACGGCCCACGGCATCCGCGTCCTGTCCGGGCCCAGTCCGCTCTGGCTCGACGCCACCGGCACCCGGCTGCCCACTCCCCTGTTCCCAGGGTTCGACGCGCTCGGCACGGTTCGTCACATCACCTCCACCGGACATCCCTACTCCTGGTTCGTCACCAGCTTGCGCACCGTCGGGCCGGAGTTCGGGCTGTCCGGCTCGGAGCAGAACGGCGACCTCACCGGGAAGTCGGTCAAGAAGCTGCTGACCGAACGGGCCGGCGGCAAGATCACTCCGTCGGTGCAGGCGTTCCTGGACCGAGGCGTGGACTTCCTGACCGCACCCACGGTCGGTGAACTGGCCGCGAAGATGAACGCGCTGACCGGTGACGACCTGATCGACGCGGACGCCCTGCACGCGGTGATCGTCGGCCGCGATCAGCAGGTGCGATCCGGGCTCGGCAAGGACCCGCAGGTCACGCTGACCGCGGGGGCGCTGCGCTACTTCGGCGACCGGCGGATGCGCGTGGTGACACCGCACGAGATCCTCGACCCGGCGGCCGGTCCGCTGGTCGCGGTGCGGTTGCACATCCTCACCCGCAAGACCCTGGGCGGGCTGGAGACGGACCTGTCCGCCGCGGTTCTCGGGTCGGACGGTGGCGGCCCGGTTCCCGGACTGTTCGCCGCGGGCGAGGCGGCCGGGTTCGGGGGCGGCGGCATCCACGGCTACCGGGCCCTGGAAGGAACCTTCCTGGGCGGTTGCCTGTTCAGCGGCCGCGCCGCCGGGCGGGCCGCCGCCCGGCTGGACTGATCCCCGAACA
This window of the Nakamurella panacisegetis genome carries:
- a CDS encoding FAD-binding dehydrogenase, whose translation is MRDTEVLVIGAGLSGLVAAAEAADAGRRVYLLDQEPAASIGGQAWWSFGGLFLVDSPEQRRLGIKDSADLALADWMGSAGFDRAEDHWPREWAKAYVDFAAGEKRSWLRRQGISLFPVVQWAERGGYQAGGHGNSVPRFHISWGTGPGVLTPFVRRVMDHVHAGKITLLFRHRVTRLTTFGRRVTGVAGEILAPSDVARGERSSRQVVGEFAFSAGSVIVTSGGIGANHDLVRRNWPTGFGAPPSSMISGVPDSTDGLMLGVAAAAGGRLINEDRMWHYPEGIVNHTPVWTAHGIRVLSGPSPLWLDATGTRLPTPLFPGFDALGTVRHITSTGHPYSWFVTSLRTVGPEFGLSGSEQNGDLTGKSVKKLLTERAGGKITPSVQAFLDRGVDFLTAPTVGELAAKMNALTGDDLIDADALHAVIVGRDQQVRSGLGKDPQVTLTAGALRYFGDRRMRVVTPHEILDPAAGPLVAVRLHILTRKTLGGLETDLSAAVLGSDGGGPVPGLFAAGEAAGFGGGGIHGYRALEGTFLGGCLFSGRAAGRAAARLD